In one window of Candidatus Cloacimonadota bacterium DNA:
- a CDS encoding phage holin family protein has product MKEIWNWIQLAFAAVGAFLVWFLGGFDGFLYTLVTFVAIDYLTGVLCAITDKKLSSEIGAKGIFKKVLIFVMVGIAHILDTQILGSAGYDGSALRTAVIFFYLSNEGVSILENAGHIGLPIPEKLKAVLKQLHGRDEEPPKPGDEI; this is encoded by the coding sequence GTGAAAGAGATTTGGAATTGGATACAGTTAGCTTTTGCGGCTGTTGGTGCTTTTCTTGTATGGTTTCTCGGCGGGTTTGACGGATTTCTATATACACTGGTCACTTTTGTAGCTATTGATTATCTGACAGGTGTCCTTTGTGCGATTACAGATAAAAAGCTGTCCAGCGAAATTGGTGCTAAGGGAATTTTCAAAAAGGTGCTCATCTTTGTAATGGTAGGTATCGCTCATATTCTTGATACACAAATTTTGGGGAGTGCAGGATACGATGGCAGCGCTTTGCGAACAGCGGTAATCTTTTTCTACCTAAGTAACGAGGGTGTATCCATTTTGGAGAATGCAGGTCATATTGGGCTACCCATCCCAGAAAAACTAAAGGCGGTTCTTAAGCAACTACATGGTCGTGATGAGGAACCTCCTAAGCCAGGTGA